The following are encoded in a window of Pseudophaeobacter arcticus DSM 23566 genomic DNA:
- the merF gene encoding mercury resistance system transport protein MerF has protein sequence MTEQTDRKLIATGIVGTVIAALCCFTPVLVVFLGTLGLSAWLGWLDYVLLPALAFFGALTVYAVWRRQRRQTTRTDG, from the coding sequence ATGACTGAGCAGACCGACCGCAAGCTGATCGCGACAGGGATCGTCGGCACCGTGATCGCGGCGCTATGCTGCTTCACGCCAGTACTGGTCGTGTTTCTCGGCACCTTGGGCCTGTCGGCCTGGCTGGGATGGCTCGACTACGTTCTGCTGCCCGCGCTCGCCTTTTTCGGCGCGCTGACCGTGTACGCGGTCTGGAGACGGCAGCGGCGGCAGACCACTCGAACGGATGGATGA
- a CDS encoding heavy-metal-associated domain-containing protein: MKKILALALFGLTAVAPITAIPVAAQTVAAEQTVTFAVDNMTCALCPVTVKRAMEGVDGVRTVEIDFEARTATVFFDSAATSADAIATASANAGYPALRGLTG; encoded by the coding sequence ATGAAGAAGATCCTTGCACTCGCCTTGTTCGGCCTGACTGCCGTTGCGCCGATCACGGCCATCCCTGTTGCCGCGCAGACCGTCGCCGCCGAGCAGACCGTGACATTCGCGGTCGACAACATGACCTGCGCGCTCTGCCCGGTGACGGTGAAGCGTGCGATGGAAGGCGTCGATGGTGTGCGCACCGTCGAGATCGACTTCGAGGCCCGCACGGCCACGGTGTTCTTCGACTCCGCCGCGACGAGCGCCGACGCCATAGCGACCGCGTCGGCCAATGCAGGTTACCCGGCGCTTCGCGGGCTGACGGGATGA
- a CDS encoding mercuric transporter MerT family protein has product MALTDDRTDSTGADQPARKGWLAAGGVLGAFLASACCIGPLVLLTLGISGAWIGHLTALEPYKPIFAVIALGFIGAGFWQVYFRKPTVCEPGSYCARPSSARITKTALWASLILVVAALTIDWWAPLLY; this is encoded by the coding sequence ATGGCGCTGACAGACGACAGAACGGACAGCACGGGCGCGGATCAACCGGCCCGAAAGGGCTGGCTCGCGGCGGGCGGGGTGCTCGGCGCCTTTCTCGCCTCGGCCTGCTGCATCGGGCCGCTGGTGTTGCTGACCCTCGGCATCTCGGGGGCCTGGATCGGCCACCTGACGGCGCTGGAGCCTTACAAGCCGATCTTCGCTGTGATCGCGCTCGGCTTCATCGGGGCGGGTTTCTGGCAGGTCTATTTCCGCAAACCAACCGTCTGCGAGCCCGGTTCCTACTGCGCGCGCCCGTCCTCGGCGCGGATCACCAAGACCGCGCTCTGGGCCTCCCTGATCCTCGTTGTCGCAGCACTCACCATCGACTGGTGGGCCCCGCTTCTCTACTGA